In Drosophila santomea strain STO CAGO 1482 chromosome 3L, Prin_Dsan_1.1, whole genome shotgun sequence, a single window of DNA contains:
- the LOC120449900 gene encoding uncharacterized protein LOC120449900: MTSDSTLYFSAVEDMFKEVLTIGDDDRHQHPGNEEFSETPKRCVHLRQQKLFANDSASFVIGRRAPRTDSKIDLKGDMSPGRRRELRGEEVLRMRKDRAEKERMRPQRRLTMRI; the protein is encoded by the coding sequence ATGACCTCCGATTCCACGCTGTACTTCAGTGCCGTCGAGGATATGTTCAAGGAAGTGTTAACAATAGGGGACGACGATCGGCACCAGCATCCTGGGAACGAGGAGTTCTCCGAAACCCCTAAACGATGTGTGCATTTGCGCCAACAAAAGTTGTTCGCCAACGACTCCGCGAGTTTTGTGATAGGTCGCCGGGCGCCGAGGACTGATTCTAAAATCGATCTCAAAGGAGATATGTCTCCTGGAAGGCGAAGGGAACTGCGCGGCGAGGAAGTCCTCCGCATGCGCAAGGATCGGGCGGAGAAGGAGCGGATGAGGCCCCAAAGACGACTTACCATGCGGATTTGA
- the LOC120449901 gene encoding protein midgut expression 1 isoform X2: MCNAICECLKCPGKVICCCCSCACKMLLSIVFSALLMVVVIGLIVYFTVFYHKDKNTDEVQKQVAQLAPIVKRSIRDYFSKEY, translated from the exons ATGTGCAACGCCATTTGTGAATGCCTTAAATGTCCTGGCAAAGTTATTTGCTG ttgctgctCCTGCGCCTGCAAGATGCTGCTGAGCATCGTGTTTTCCGCGCTTCTGATGGTTGTGGTCATCGGCCTGATTGTCTACTTCACGGTCTTCTATCACAAGGATAAGAACACGGACGAAGTGCAGAAGCAGGTCGCCCAACTGGCGCCCATTGTGAAGCGCAGCATTCGCGACTACTTCAGCAAGGAGTACTGA
- the LOC120449901 gene encoding protein midgut expression 1 isoform X1, with product MCNALCECLKCPGKVVCCCCSCACKMLLSIVFSALLMVVVIGLIVYFTVFYHKDKNTDEVQKQVAQLAPIVKRSIRDYFSKEY from the exons ATGTGCAACGCTCTCTGTGAATGCCTCAAATGTCCCGGCAAAGTGGTTTGCTG ttgctgctCCTGCGCCTGCAAGATGCTGCTGAGCATCGTGTTTTCCGCGCTTCTGATGGTTGTGGTCATCGGCCTGATTGTCTACTTCACGGTCTTCTATCACAAGGATAAGAACACGGACGAAGTGCAGAAGCAGGTCGCCCAACTGGCGCCCATTGTGAAGCGCAGCATTCGCGACTACTTCAGCAAGGAGTACTGA